One Osmerus eperlanus chromosome 16, fOsmEpe2.1, whole genome shotgun sequence DNA segment encodes these proteins:
- the LOC134036895 gene encoding apolipoprotein D-like: MQALQVLSLTLLSVLAASAQTFVSGKCPNPPVQANFDTARYLGRWYEIQKLPAVFQKGECSQATYSLQSPGVVAVLNEELLDDGTINAISGTAMAMDPAEPAKLGVSFFEGSPPSPYWVLSTDYDSYTLVYACTDFLGLLHVDFAWIMSRERTLSADTVEELRSILRSHGIPADKLQVTDQSICSSMPQ; the protein is encoded by the exons ATGCAGGCTCTACAAGTGCTCTCACTGACTCTGCTGTCCGTCCTGGCAGCCAGCGCTCAGACCTTTGTTTCTGGAAAATGCCCCAACCCTCCCGTCCAGGCCAACTTCGATACAGCCAGG TACCTGGGCAGGTGGTATGAGATTCAGAAACTGCCTGCCGTCTTCCAGAAGGGGGAGTGCAGCCAGGCTACCTACAGCCTGCAGAGCCCTGGAGTGGTTGCTGTTCTGAACGAGGAGCTGCT CGATGATGGAACCATCAACGCCATCTCTGGCACTGCCATGGCCATGGACCCTGCAGAGCCTGCAAAGCTAGGAGTCAGCTTCTTTGAGG gctcccctccttctccttacTGGGTGCTGTCCACCGACTACGACAGCTACACCCTGGTCTACGCCTGCACTGACTTCCTGGGCCTGCTGCACGTGGACTTTGCCTGGATCATGAGCAGAGAGAGGACCCTCTCCGCCGACACCGTGGAGGAGCTGCGCAGCATCCTGAGGTCTCACGGCATCCCTGCTGACAAGCTCCAGGTCACCGACCAGAGCATCTGCAGCAGCATGcctcagtga